One genomic window of Desulfonauticus submarinus includes the following:
- a CDS encoding deoxyribonuclease IV yields MPLFGAHMSISGGLEYSIKRIKQVKGEALQFFSKNQRQWKIPKFTSKEIELFLNEYTKWGNYPLIIHTSYLLNLASPDKDLYQKSIQNLIAEFKIATLLNVSYIVTHPGSHRGKGIKLGISLLANAIIEAFEKVPEFKGILLVENTCGAGNLLGGNLEEFALLKEKLLDIKIGFCLDTAHLFGFGYDFRTSLTYQKLKQKIKNYLDLSNVKLWHLNDSLCDLGSKKDKHFHIGQGTIGLKAFSFIVQDKDFQNLPMIIETPKDKTLSSDKKNLQTLKQLAKQVRSK; encoded by the coding sequence ATGCCTCTTTTTGGTGCCCATATGTCTATTAGCGGAGGGCTGGAATACAGTATAAAAAGAATAAAGCAGGTTAAAGGAGAGGCTTTACAATTTTTTTCTAAAAATCAAAGACAATGGAAAATTCCTAAATTTACTTCTAAAGAAATAGAACTTTTTTTAAATGAATATACTAAATGGGGTAATTATCCTCTTATTATTCATACATCCTATCTGTTAAACTTAGCTAGCCCAGATAAAGACCTTTATCAAAAATCTATCCAAAATTTAATAGCAGAATTTAAGATAGCAACTCTATTAAATGTCTCTTATATTGTAACCCATCCAGGTAGTCATAGAGGAAAAGGGATAAAATTAGGGATTTCTCTATTGGCAAATGCCATTATTGAGGCATTTGAAAAAGTGCCAGAATTCAAAGGTATTTTACTTGTAGAAAACACATGTGGAGCTGGGAATTTATTAGGAGGCAATTTAGAGGAATTTGCACTTTTAAAAGAAAAACTTTTAGACATAAAAATAGGCTTTTGTTTAGATACAGCTCACCTCTTTGGCTTTGGATATGATTTTAGAACATCTCTTACATATCAAAAGTTAAAACAAAAAATTAAAAACTATTTAGATTTATCAAATGTTAAACTATGGCACCTCAATGACTCACTCTGCGATCTTGGAAGTAAAAAAGATAAACATTTTCATATTGGTCAAGGGACAATAGGGCTCAAGGCCTTTTCTTTTATTGTTCAGGATAAAGACTTTCAAAATCTTCCCATGATCATTGAAACCCCTAAAGACAAAACTTTATCTTCAGATAAAAAAAACTTACAAACCCTAAAACAACTAGCAAAACAAGTAAGGTCTAAATAA
- the cbiB gene encoding adenosylcobinamide-phosphate synthase CbiB, producing MLEYMTYVIIACILDLFLKDPVCWPHPVVGIGKIIGWLEGFFLKFNKYPYFLGFSSVISLSVLIYYGVKFLISIPRVGWIFFIYLGFAGLAFGSLLREGKKVFNAILREDLEDAREKLGYLVSRDTSKMDFLEVKKALIETMSENFNDGFLAPWFYFLIGGPSWLWVYKVVSTFDSMWGYKVKHYHKLGFFAAKLDDCLAYFPARFSAFVFWLVGIINENYFSLKVVQKEASQLQSPNAGWPMSAMAYLLGIELGGKNIYFDKIVNKPLLGVKGVYPQNIHLERMFAFLNFAWGITIVFSLLILSSVILIFHYC from the coding sequence ATGTTAGAATATATGACTTATGTTATAATTGCTTGTATTTTAGACTTGTTTTTAAAAGATCCTGTCTGTTGGCCTCATCCTGTGGTTGGAATTGGCAAGATAATTGGGTGGTTAGAAGGTTTTTTTTTAAAATTTAATAAATATCCATATTTTTTGGGTTTTAGTTCAGTGATTAGTTTAAGTGTCTTGATTTACTATGGGGTAAAGTTTTTAATTTCTATTCCAAGAGTAGGATGGATATTTTTTATTTATTTGGGATTTGCTGGTTTAGCTTTTGGCTCTCTTTTAAGAGAGGGTAAAAAGGTTTTTAATGCTATTTTAAGAGAAGACTTGGAAGATGCTAGAGAAAAACTTGGGTATTTAGTTAGTAGAGATACCTCTAAAATGGATTTTTTAGAAGTAAAAAAAGCTCTGATTGAAACTATGTCAGAAAATTTTAATGATGGTTTTTTAGCTCCTTGGTTTTATTTTTTAATCGGAGGTCCAAGCTGGTTATGGGTATATAAAGTTGTATCTACTTTTGATTCTATGTGGGGATATAAAGTAAAACATTATCATAAACTTGGATTCTTTGCTGCAAAACTAGATGATTGTTTAGCATATTTTCCTGCCCGTTTTAGTGCTTTTGTTTTTTGGTTAGTAGGTATTATAAATGAAAACTATTTTTCTCTTAAGGTTGTTCAAAAAGAAGCCAGTCAACTTCAAAGCCCTAATGCAGGTTGGCCTATGAGTGCCATGGCTTATCTTTTAGGAATAGAATTAGGAGGTAAAAATATTTATTTTGACAAAATTGTAAACAAGCCCCTTTTGGGAGTAAAAGGTGTTTATCCTCAAAATATTCATTTAGAGAGAATGTTTGCTTTTTTAAATTTTGCTTGGGGCATTACTATTGTATTTAGTCTGTTGATTTTAAGCAGTGTAATACTAATTTTTCATTATTGCTAA
- a CDS encoding ABC transporter ATP-binding protein: protein MLKVVEFSLTLSNFLLQNINLEVQEGEFFALIGPTGSGKTLLLESLMGVFPSNCQFKGNIFLNKKNITYLPPEKRGLGIVYQHAALFPHLTVKENILFGFRYKKQKKNLKELDFLIQKLGIAHLLNRFPNTLSGGERQRVALARALVLRPKAILLDEPLSALDPNFQEEIRELLKNLHKDLNITFIMVSHNFSEVLYLAERGAIIRNGQIEQIGTISQIFNHPNSSFVADFVGVKNIFSAQIKKDVAIINNTLKIKIPIQKQKFLNYIAIRPEAIFLLNNRNNNHLENCFTGIVKKIFRKGFYFEFIIEVDSVEFKSFLTKKDLIEMIVKEGDKIKIGFRAKDVHCFYEKL from the coding sequence ATGTTAAAAGTCGTTGAATTTTCTTTGACTCTTTCTAACTTTTTACTTCAAAATATTAATTTAGAAGTTCAAGAGGGAGAGTTTTTTGCGCTTATTGGTCCTACTGGTTCAGGTAAAACTCTTCTTTTAGAATCTTTAATGGGGGTTTTTCCTAGTAATTGTCAATTCAAAGGAAATATCTTTTTAAATAAAAAAAATATCACCTATTTGCCACCAGAAAAAAGAGGTCTTGGAATTGTCTATCAACATGCGGCCTTATTTCCTCACTTAACAGTAAAAGAAAATATTTTGTTTGGCTTTAGATATAAAAAACAAAAGAAAAATCTTAAAGAACTTGATTTTTTGATTCAAAAGTTGGGCATAGCTCATCTTTTGAATCGTTTTCCTAATACGTTAAGTGGTGGAGAACGACAAAGAGTTGCTTTAGCTAGAGCATTGGTTCTACGCCCTAAGGCTATTTTATTAGATGAACCTCTATCTGCCTTGGATCCTAACTTTCAAGAAGAAATTAGAGAGCTTCTCAAAAATTTGCATAAAGATTTGAATATTACTTTTATTATGGTTTCTCATAATTTTTCTGAAGTTCTTTATTTAGCTGAAAGAGGAGCTATTATTCGGAATGGTCAAATAGAACAAATAGGAACTATTTCTCAAATTTTTAATCATCCGAACTCTAGTTTTGTAGCAGATTTTGTAGGAGTAAAAAATATTTTTTCTGCTCAGATAAAAAAAGATGTTGCTATTATAAATAATACTTTAAAAATAAAGATACCTATTCAAAAACAAAAGTTTTTGAATTATATTGCAATTCGTCCAGAAGCTATTTTTTTGTTAAATAATAGAAATAATAATCATTTAGAAAATTGTTTTACTGGAATAGTTAAGAAAATTTTTAGAAAAGGTTTTTATTTTGAATTTATTATAGAGGTTGATTCAGTAGAATTTAAATCTTTTTTGACTAAAAAGGATTTAATAGAAATGATAGTTAAAGAAGGAGACAAAATAAAAATTGGTTTTAGAGCAAAAGATGTGCATTGTTTTTATGAGAAATTATGA
- a CDS encoding ABC transporter permease has translation MLTGPGLKDLALTIQDKEVLNALLRSILTSLSATLIAFVLGTPLAYLLARKEFKGKKIVQGIIDLPIMIPHPVIGIAILGLASRNTVLGQIFQSLGIQIMGTYTGIITVLTFVGLPFYINTARDGFESVSPRLEYVARSLGAGPWSAFFRITFPLAWRNIISGMIMCLARAISEFGAVIIVAYHPMTAPVLIYERFTAYGLKYSQPVAVWLIFISLVLFVSMRFLSPKTRES, from the coding sequence ATGTTGACAGGGCCAGGTTTAAAAGACCTGGCCTTAACTATTCAAGATAAGGAAGTTTTAAATGCTCTTTTGAGAAGTATTTTGACTTCTTTAAGTGCGACTTTGATAGCCTTTGTTTTGGGAACTCCTTTAGCCTATTTATTAGCTAGAAAAGAGTTTAAGGGAAAAAAGATTGTTCAAGGTATTATAGACCTTCCTATTATGATTCCTCATCCTGTTATAGGTATTGCTATTTTAGGATTGGCTTCTCGAAATACAGTGCTAGGTCAAATTTTTCAGTCTTTAGGTATTCAAATAATGGGAACTTATACTGGCATTATTACTGTACTTACTTTTGTTGGCTTACCTTTTTATATAAACACCGCTAGAGATGGATTTGAATCTGTATCTCCTAGATTAGAGTATGTGGCAAGAAGTTTAGGAGCAGGGCCATGGTCTGCTTTTTTTAGAATTACTTTTCCTTTGGCTTGGAGAAATATTATTTCAGGCATGATAATGTGTTTGGCTAGGGCTATTAGTGAGTTTGGAGCCGTGATTATAGTAGCCTATCATCCTATGACCGCCCCTGTTTTGATTTATGAAAGGTTTACTGCTTATGGGCTTAAATACTCTCAGCCTGTGGCAGTTTGGCTGATTTTTATTTCTTTAGTTTTGTTTGTGAGTATGCGTTTTTTAAGTCCAAAAACAAGGGAATCATAA
- the wtpA gene encoding tungstate ABC transporter substrate-binding protein WtpA — protein sequence MDKLLGVILGFALIFVSSVSKAEPRGKLIIFHAGSLSVPFAKMEQEFEKMYPNVDVLREAGGSTKMARLIADVGKPADIMASADYKVIDNILVPDFATWNIRFASNQLVLCYTKHSKYADEINSKNWYEILCRKGVVWGHSDPNLDPCGYRALMVMQLAEKFYNKPGLYQRLLGNRPIENVRPKSVELISLLNTGNMDYAWEYLSVAVQHNLKYIKLDDHINLGNYKYDSFYKQAEVKVTGKKPGTWKVKRGKSCTYGITILKNAANKEAAEAFLAYMLDPKGGLKILKEMGQPPFIPCRVASEEMKNNLPKKLQKLVEVKN from the coding sequence ATGGATAAACTTTTAGGAGTAATTTTAGGGTTTGCTTTGATATTTGTGTCTAGTGTGAGCAAAGCAGAGCCTAGAGGGAAGTTGATTATTTTTCATGCTGGGAGTTTGAGTGTACCTTTTGCCAAAATGGAACAAGAATTTGAAAAGATGTATCCTAATGTAGATGTTTTAAGAGAAGCTGGGGGAAGCACAAAAATGGCTCGTCTTATTGCAGATGTAGGAAAACCTGCGGATATTATGGCTTCTGCAGATTATAAAGTAATTGATAATATTTTAGTTCCAGATTTTGCCACTTGGAATATTAGATTTGCATCTAATCAATTGGTATTATGCTATACAAAACATAGTAAATATGCAGACGAAATTAATTCTAAGAATTGGTATGAAATTTTATGTAGAAAAGGAGTTGTTTGGGGGCATTCAGATCCAAATTTAGATCCATGCGGCTATAGAGCCCTTATGGTTATGCAATTGGCAGAAAAATTTTACAATAAACCAGGTTTGTATCAACGTTTGTTAGGTAATAGACCAATAGAAAATGTTCGTCCAAAATCTGTAGAGCTTATTTCTCTGTTAAATACAGGAAATATGGATTATGCTTGGGAATATTTATCTGTTGCGGTTCAACATAATTTAAAATATATAAAATTAGATGACCATATAAATCTTGGTAATTATAAATATGATTCATTTTATAAACAGGCTGAAGTTAAAGTTACAGGTAAAAAACCTGGCACATGGAAGGTTAAAAGAGGAAAATCTTGTACTTATGGAATTACTATTTTGAAAAATGCTGCTAACAAAGAAGCTGCAGAGGCTTTTTTAGCTTATATGCTCGATCCAAAAGGTGGGCTTAAAATTTTAAAAGAAATGGGACAACCTCCTTTTATCCCATGTAGAGTAGCGTCTGAGGAAATGAAAAATAATTTGCCTAAAAAGTTGCAGAAGTTGGTTGAAGTTAAAAATTAG
- a CDS encoding glycosyltransferase family 9 protein: MKNSSLQNFSPQKILICQLRQIGDVLLATPAIKLLAQKFPQAKIYFYTEKKCAPLLENNPYLYKIISLDRKQLKNFLTELKFYRQIAKQNFDLIVDFQQLPRIRWVIFFSKAKIKLTYTPPWYNKILYSQWVNSLPGYAAYCKLSILRALDIDPQIIPPQVYLRENEILSAQNYLKKLKVKPDNLFLTFDPTHRRKTRCWPSSHYIQLGQLIKKHHPQTKILLLYGPKERNFVEPIYKSDKNLFILPDKVLSLREMAAIISLAKMHIGNCSAPRHIAVAVNTPSFTILGATSSAWTYPKGYHYDIKLGLKCQPCNKNHCEHINCLVNLSPQTVWNALQPKLDALILPTK; encoded by the coding sequence ATGAAAAATAGTTCTCTCCAAAATTTTTCTCCCCAAAAGATCCTTATTTGTCAGCTAAGGCAAATAGGTGATGTTTTACTCGCAACACCTGCAATAAAATTACTTGCTCAAAAATTCCCTCAAGCCAAAATATATTTTTATACAGAAAAAAAATGTGCACCTCTTCTGGAAAACAATCCCTACCTATATAAAATCATTTCTTTAGATAGAAAACAATTAAAAAATTTTTTAACTGAGCTTAAATTTTACCGTCAAATTGCCAAGCAAAACTTTGACCTAATTGTCGATTTTCAACAACTTCCTAGAATTAGATGGGTTATATTCTTTTCTAAGGCAAAAATAAAATTAACTTATACTCCGCCTTGGTACAATAAAATTCTTTATTCCCAGTGGGTAAATTCCTTACCAGGATATGCTGCTTATTGTAAGCTAAGTATTCTTCGCGCCTTAGATATTGATCCTCAGATAATTCCTCCCCAGGTTTATCTAAGAGAAAACGAAATATTGTCTGCCCAAAATTATTTAAAAAAATTAAAAGTGAAACCAGATAATCTCTTTTTAACTTTTGATCCAACTCATAGACGCAAAACTAGATGTTGGCCTAGTTCGCACTATATCCAACTAGGCCAACTAATAAAAAAACATCATCCTCAAACTAAAATTCTTTTACTCTATGGTCCAAAAGAAAGGAATTTTGTAGAACCAATTTATAAAAGTGATAAAAATCTTTTTATTCTACCAGACAAAGTACTTTCTTTAAGAGAAATGGCAGCAATAATCTCTTTGGCTAAAATGCATATAGGCAATTGCTCTGCTCCTAGACATATCGCCGTAGCTGTAAATACGCCGAGTTTTACTATTCTTGGAGCTACTAGTTCTGCATGGACATACCCTAAAGGCTATCATTATGACATAAAGTTAGGGCTTAAATGCCAACCCTGTAATAAAAATCACTGCGAACATATAAATTGTTTGGTGAATTTATCTCCTCAAACAGTTTGGAATGCCCTACAGCCCAAGCTCGACGCTCTTATTTTGCCAACAAAATAG
- the aat gene encoding leucyl/phenylalanyl-tRNA--protein transferase, producing the protein MFYLNSKPIFPPIEFADKDGLLAIGGDLSPERLISAYSMGIFPWYEKDTPILWWAPFPRPVIFPSEFHISKSLKKILKKNIFSISFDANFFEVIFSCAELRKEQGTWLVPEMIEAYSNLHKLGYAHSVEVWKDGKLVGGLYGVSIGRAFFGESMFHLVDNASKVGLWGLLKFLQKNDFIFLDCQQSSPHVLRFGAKEIGRDEYKKLLKHALSYPTLFCWQNKSVELGL; encoded by the coding sequence ATGTTTTATCTAAATTCAAAACCTATTTTTCCACCTATTGAATTTGCAGATAAAGATGGTCTTCTAGCTATAGGTGGAGATTTATCTCCAGAGAGACTCATTTCAGCTTATTCTATGGGTATTTTCCCGTGGTATGAAAAGGATACTCCAATTCTTTGGTGGGCTCCTTTTCCCCGTCCTGTTATTTTTCCATCTGAGTTTCATATTTCTAAAAGTCTTAAAAAAATTTTAAAAAAAAATATTTTTTCTATTTCCTTTGATGCAAATTTTTTTGAAGTTATTTTTAGTTGTGCAGAGCTTAGAAAAGAGCAAGGAACATGGTTAGTTCCAGAAATGATAGAAGCTTACTCTAATCTTCATAAATTAGGATATGCCCACTCTGTGGAAGTATGGAAAGATGGAAAATTGGTTGGAGGATTATACGGTGTATCTATAGGAAGGGCTTTTTTTGGGGAATCTATGTTTCATTTAGTAGATAATGCTTCTAAAGTTGGTTTGTGGGGACTTTTAAAATTTTTACAAAAAAATGACTTTATTTTTTTAGATTGTCAGCAATCTTCTCCTCATGTATTGCGTTTTGGAGCTAAAGAAATAGGGCGGGATGAATATAAGAAATTATTAAAACACGCTTTGTCTTATCCTACGCTATTTTGTTGGCAAAATAAGAGCGTCGAGCTTGGGCTGTAG